A window of Solea solea chromosome 18, fSolSol10.1, whole genome shotgun sequence contains these coding sequences:
- the LOC131445282 gene encoding GTPase IMAP family member 7-like has translation MSKEKYQGFYSATDSYEMRIILFGKTGVGKSAAGNTILGREAFESELSLSSMTTECQKAKGNVGGRRIAVIDTPGLFDTNFYEEEVLKRIKMCISLSAPGPHAFLVVLELGRFTQEEKDTVKMIQTTFGEDAANYTMVLFTHGDRLRNLSIESYISESADLQAFIRSCYGRYHVFNNEIKDAVQTNHLLQKIDKMTMVNNGSYYTNDMFMKPEEAIEKEKQRLLQEMEHKARAQADKTALVISITTACGALVGGLLTDSQKGLVLGVVAGAAIGATVSTPSVKTETTKKQTQKMLCDR, from the exons ATGAGTAAGGAGAAATATCAAG GGTTTTACAGTGCCACAGACTCCTATGAAATGAGGATCATTCTATTTGGCAAGACAGGCGTGGGAAAGAGTGCAGCTGGAAACACCATCTTGGGCCGAGAGGCTTTTGAGTCTGAACTGTCTCTATCCTCCATGACAACTGAATGCCAGAAAGCTAAGGGGAATGTTGGAGGCCGAAGGATTGCTGTTATTGACACTCCGGGACTGTTTGACACTAATTTCTATGAAGAGGAAGTGTTGAAGAGGATCAAGATGTGCATCTCACTGTCTGCTCCTGGCCCTCATGCCTTCCTGGTGGTTCTTGAGCTGGGCAGGTTCACCCAGGAGGAGAAGGACACTGTTAAGATGATCCAGACCACTTTTGGTGAAGATGCTGCCAATTACACAATGGTGTTGTTTACTCATGGAGACAGGCTGAGAAATCTATCTATTGAGAGCTACATTTCAGAGAGTGCTGATCTGCAAGCCTTCATTCGCTCGTGTTATGGTCGATACCATGTCTTCAATAATGAAATCAAAGATGCTGTGCAAACCAACCACCTCCTGCAAAAAATTGACAAGATGACCATGGTCAACAACGGAAGCTACTACACCAATGACATGTTCATGAAACCAGAGGAGGCCATAGAGAAGGAGAAACAGAGACTCCTGCAGGAGATGGAGCATAAAGCCAGAGCTCAAGCAGATAAAACTGCTCTAGTGATTTCTATAACAACAGCCTGCGGTGCTCTGGTTGGTGGTCTGCTTACGGACAGTCAAAAAGGTTTAGTGCTTGGAGTTGTAGCTGGGGCAGCCATTGGAGCTACTGTTAGTACTCCATcagtgaaaacagaaacaacaaagaagCAAACTCAAAAAATGCTATGTGACAGATAA